In Phragmitibacter flavus, one DNA window encodes the following:
- a CDS encoding DUF58 domain-containing protein, protein MLTDPAFIRRLESLYLLARKILGGSLQADRRSTKKGAGITFADYAQYSLGDDYRSIDWRVYAKFESLLIKLFELEEDATIYLLMDSSPSMGSKQTFAKELTAALGYIALNTLDRLAVYGLADRLQPLFDPVRGRNQTLPLLRALEAAGSFGGDTDFTACVRQFEARHRRKGLVCVVSDFLFPGGFEEGLSRLHWHKHEVFCLQVLDEQDLHCAWKGDVTLQCVETGMTQRVTVSPREAKMYEDAVAEWNQSLQKACAQRGIGFASTTPEVSFDEVIRDLLRRGGLVG, encoded by the coding sequence ATGCTCACGGATCCCGCATTCATCCGCCGACTGGAGTCCTTGTATCTGCTTGCCCGCAAGATACTGGGAGGCAGTCTACAGGCGGACAGGCGATCCACCAAGAAGGGCGCAGGCATCACCTTTGCGGACTATGCGCAATACTCATTGGGGGATGATTATCGCTCCATTGACTGGCGTGTTTATGCGAAGTTTGAGTCGCTTTTGATCAAGCTCTTCGAGCTCGAGGAAGATGCAACCATCTATCTGCTGATGGACAGCAGTCCTTCCATGGGTTCCAAGCAGACTTTTGCCAAGGAGCTCACTGCGGCACTGGGATACATTGCTCTGAACACGTTGGACAGGCTGGCGGTGTATGGTCTGGCGGATCGGTTGCAGCCATTGTTTGATCCGGTGCGCGGGCGAAATCAAACGCTGCCATTGTTGCGAGCTTTGGAGGCTGCAGGTTCGTTTGGTGGTGATACCGATTTCACCGCGTGCGTTCGCCAGTTCGAAGCAAGGCATCGCCGCAAAGGATTGGTGTGTGTGGTCTCGGACTTCCTGTTTCCGGGAGGCTTTGAAGAAGGGCTGAGCCGTTTGCACTGGCACAAGCATGAGGTCTTTTGTCTTCAGGTGCTGGATGAGCAGGACCTGCACTGTGCCTGGAAGGGTGATGTAACGCTGCAATGTGTGGAAACTGGCATGACACAACGAGTCACGGTTTCACCACGTGAGGCTAAGATGTATGAGGATGCGGTTGCGGAGTGGAACCAGTCATTGCAGAAGGCCTGTGCGCAGCGTGGGATTGGTTTTGCCTCCACCACGCCGGAGGTGAGCTTTGATGAAGTGATCCGCGATCTGTTGAGACGGGGAGGTTTGGTAGGATGA